From a region of the Salmo trutta chromosome 10, fSalTru1.1, whole genome shotgun sequence genome:
- the LOC115201630 gene encoding nucleolar RNA helicase 2, translating to MPSKIIFETEDIGMEGEMDISAGSTTPKKIKEKKTKEGKKIKKQETVVEEEPDCEPPAPKKKKKKKKEKEDETNGNAEESLLKDNTSHSNEESADNDNATEKKKKKKKEKKTDEKVVVNGVLPETPKLIAQTNGHTAATTPAQSSEDSDSGKETETPEQKEGAFSNFRISPNTIKLLQARGISYLFDIQTQTFNSVYEGKDVIGQARTGTGKTLAFAIPLIEKLQNDPDDKRRGRAPKILCLAPTRELAIQVSKDFKDMTKKLSVTCFYGGSSYNPQLDAIRSGIDILVGTPGRIKDHLQNNKLDLSQLKHVVLDEVDQMLDMGFAEQVEEILSASYQKDSETNPQTLLFSATCPSWVYDVAKRYMRPTYEHVDLIGKKTQKAATTVEHLAIACHWSQRAAVIGDVVQVYSGSHGRTIVFCETKKDANELSMNASIKQSSQSLHGDIPQKQREITLKGFRSGTFEVLVATNVAARGLDIPEVDLVVQCSPPKDVESYIHRSGRTGRAGRTGVCICFYQRKEEDQLRYVEQKAGITFKRVGVPTANDIIKSSSKDAVRFLDSVPPQAIEYFRVSATKLIEERGAVEALSAALAHISGATALEQRSLLNSDAGYTTMTMNCSQELQNIGCAWRGLKEQLGEEIDNMIRGMTFLKGKMGVCFDVPADKVKEYQDAWQDGRRWQLSIATELPELEEKPRMGGDRGYGRSFGGQGGGRGFRNGGGGGNWRGGGSHKRSFSSAFDY from the exons ATGCCATCAAAGATTATTTTTGAAACCGAAGACATCGGGATGGAAGGTGAAATGGACATTAGTGCGGGCAGTACGACACCCAAA AAAATAAAGGAGAAGAAGACCAAGGAGGGAAAGAAAATCAAGAAACAGGAAACGGTTGTTGAAGAGGAACCTGACTGTGAACCTCCTGCtcccaagaagaagaagaagaagaagaaggaaaaaGAGGACGAAACTAACGGCAACGCAGAAGAATCACTTTTGAAGGACAACACATCTCATTCCAATGAGGAGTCTGCAGACAATGACAACGCAACCGAG aagaagaagaagaagaaaaaggaaaaaaagaCAGATGAAAAAGTCGTCGTCAACGGAGTGTTGCCTGAGACTCCCAAGCTGATTGCACAAACTAATGGGCATACCGCGGCGACAACTCCAGCACAATCAAGCGAGGACTCCGACAGTGGAAAAGAAACC GAGACGCCAGAACAGAAAGAGGGAGCCTTCTCCAACTTCAGAATCTCCCCCAACACCATCAAACTACTTCAAG CAAGAGGCATATCTTACCTCTTTGACATTCAAACACAAACCTTCAATTCTGTGTACGAGGGAAAGGATGTGATTGGCCAGGCAAGAACAGGCACTGGGAAAACTTTAGCTTTTGCCATTCCGCTGATCGAGAAACTCCAAAATGACCCAGATGACAAGAGGAGGGGCAGAGCCCCAAAG ATTTTGTGCCTTGCTCCAACCAGAGAATTGGCTATTCAAGTATCCAAGGATTTCAAGGACATGACAAAGAAACTGTCTGTTACCTGTTTCTATGGTGGGAGCTCCTACAACCCCCAAC TTGATGCGATCCGCAGTGGCATCGATATCCTAGTGGGAACTCCTGGTCGTATCAAGGACCATCTACAGAATAACAAACTGGACCTGTCTCAATTGAAGCACGTTGTATTAGATGAAGTGGACCAAATGCTTGATATGGGCTTTGCAGAACAGGTGGAGGAGATACTGTCTGCGTCTTACCAAAAAG ACTCTGAGACCAACCCCCAGACCCTGCTCTTCTCTGCCACATGCCCATCATGGGTGTATGATGTGGCAAAGAGGTACATGAGGCCAACCTATGAGCATGTGGACCTCATTGGCAAAAAGACCCAGAAAGCTGCCACCACAGTAGAG CACCTTGCCATAGCGTGTCACTGGTCCCAGAGGGCTGCAGTCATTGGGGATGTGGTGCAGGTTTACAGCGGGAGCCACGGCCGCACCATCGTCTTCTGTGAGACTAAGAAAGATGCCAACGAGCTGTCAATGAACGCCTCCATAAAACAG AGTTCCCAGTCACTTCATGGGGACATTCCTCAGAAGCAGAGGGAGATCACACTGAAAGGCTTCAGAAGTGGCACCTTCGAGGTCTTAGTGGCCACCAACGTTGCTGCCCGCGGGTTGGACATCCCAGAGGTAGACCTGGTTGTGCAGTGCTCACCCCCAAAG GATGTGGAGTCCTACATTCACCGATCAGGTCGAACTGGTCGGGCTGGCAGGACTGGCGTCTGCATCTGTTTCTACCAACGCAAAGAGGAAGACCAGCTCCGATATGTAGAGCAGAAAGCAGGAATTACATTTAAGCGAGTTGGAGTGCCCACtgccaatgacatcatcaaatcGTCTAGTAAAGACGCAGTGAGGTTTTTAGACTCTGTGCCTCCCCAAGCCATTGAGTATTTCCGCGTGTCTGCTACCAAGCTGATTGAGGAGCGTGGGGCCGTGGAGGCCCTGTCTGCCGCCCTGGCACACATATCAGGAGCCACTGCCTTGGAGCAGAGGTCCCTCCTCAACTCTGACGCT GGCTACACCACAATGACAATGAACTGCTCTCAGGAGCTGCAAAACATTGGCTGTGCCTGGCGTGGTCTGAAGGAGCAGCTGGGAGAGGAGATTGACAACATGATCCGGGGGATGACCTTCCTCAAGGGCAAAATG GGAGTCTGTTTTGATGTTCCGGCTGACAAGGTAAAGGAGTACCAG GATGCCTGGCAGGATGGTAGACGTTGGCAGCTCTCAATCGCCACAGAGCTTCCTGAGCTTGAGGAGAAACCGCGCATGGGTGGTGACCGTGGATATGGACGTTCCTTCGGAGGACAGGGAGGTGGCCGTGGCTTCAGAAACGGCGGAGGCGGCGGCAACTGGAGAGGTGGAGGCAGTCATAAACGCAGCTTCAGCAGTGCGTTTGATTATTAA
- the LOC115201628 gene encoding myoneurin-like: protein MHVFKKSAFTMNVRTYPLVVSTHAVALLRKLNFQRMEGQFCDCVIRQHLNPVKLYLAHKNVLSASSPVLASLLPSKGALLDLQFPSPSTEILGSLLEFIYTGTLPPPDQDESIISAATYLQMDELQKALIRRSTLDTSSESDCTVADINPNIKRKCSDQQQNKKNEHSPSQCTPTPLSCEVVPVICHVSTTGKPSLLSETRPKSRKLNSESDVTIKEAGVSERKVTLGHGHNLKHYGLQTDDNYEAALYESQPKQSKILSGSACSNVQDVTMAAPEDAAYYTRRRQRELDEKSVLQSSGNAILTHTAVCSEIGEEDDTENTTNQEFTSHFNTSSHYSRIDSCPHLDKTSKGSDNEGVTTIDQSESNKEKGSKCHPTRQFENISDADEYIPDNAIENTPKGKLKDLWSSMITSGYCPQGDETKCFQSASRFNLWTEATSYSTLNPKLSEEVTSNESRCDIKGSNTNTNEMETYQGQVRYHYLAREKHHPVQSSDSDDDGLYSAMANSDLREGLGINVKASTSDFVLLDISAKHPSAEYPDSNGSQLGVGVPASASVQPYQCTMCDRAFSQRGSLNRHMRSHLGVRPYSCPQCPMTFSRQYRVTEHMRVHQRGCEDLQRTGPT, encoded by the exons ATGCACGTATTTAAGAAGAGTGCGTTCACGATGAAT GTGAGAACATATCCTTTAGTGGTCAGCACCCATGCTGTGGCCCTGCTGAGGAAACTCAATTTTCAGAGAATGGAGGGGCAATTTTGTGACTGTGTGATTCGACAACATCTGAACCCGGTGAAACTCTATCTGGCCCACAAAAATGTCCTTTCGGCTTCTAGTCCCGTCTTGGCTTCCCTTCTCCCCAGTAAAGGTGCACTGCTGGACTTGCAGTTTCCATCCCCTTCAACTGAAATTCTGGGGTCTCTTTTGGAATTTATCTACACTGGGACACTACCCCCACCAGATCAGGATGAATCTATTATCTCTGCTGCTACTTATCTGCAAATGGATGAACTACAGAAGGCTTTAATAAGAAGGAGCACACTGGACACATCATCTGAGTCTGACTGCACTGTTGCAG ATATAAACCCCAATATAAAGAGGAAATGCTCAGATCAGCAGCAAAACAAGAAGAATGAACATTCTCCATCGCAGTGTACACCAACCCCTCTAAGTTGTGAAGTCGTCCCCGTCATATGCCATGTCAGCACAACTGGAAAGCCTTCTTTATTGTCAGAAACCAGACCTAAAAGCAGAAAATTGAACAGTGAGTCTGACGTGACCATAAAGGAGGCAGGAGTCAGTGAACGAAAGGTGACACTTGGTCATGGACATAATTTAAAGCACTATGGATTACAAACGGATGATAATTATGAGGCAGCTTTATATGAGTCACAACCAAAACAAAGCAAGATTTTATCTGGGAGTGCATGCTCCAATGTCCAGGATGTGACCATGGCTGCCCCAGAGGATGCAGCATATTACACAAGAAGGCGTCAAAGGGAGTTGGATGAAAAATCTGTATTACAAAGTTCTGGGAATGCCATCCTGACACATACTGCTGTATGTTCAGAAATTGGTGAGGAGGATGACACTGAAAACACCACAAATCAGGAATTTACATCCCACTTCAATACTTCAAGTCATTACTCCAGGATTGATAGTTGTCCTCACTTAGATAAAACTTCCAAAGGTAGTGATAACGAAGGGGTAACTACAATAGATCAGTCAGAGTCAAACAAAGAGAAAGGTtctaaatgccaccccacacggCAATTTGAAAATATTTCAGATGCTGATGAGTACATCCCTGATAATGCCATAGAAAACACCCCTAAGGGTAAATTAAAGGATTTATGGAGTTCAATGATCACCAGTGGATATTGTCCCCAGGGCGACGAAACAAAATGCTTTCAGAGTGCCTCTAGATTCAATCTATGGACTGAGGCAACGAGCTACTCTACACTAAACCCAAAATTATCTGAGGAGGTAACATCAAACGAGAGCAGATGTGATATCAAGGGCAGTAACACTAACACCAACGAAATGGAAACGTATCAAGGACAGGTTCGCTATCACTATCTTGCAAGGGAAAAACATCACCCTGTACAATCCAGTGACTCGGACGACGATGGTCTGTATAGTGCCATGGCTAACTCTGACCTCCGAGAAGGCCTTGGCATAAATGTCAAAGCCAGCACCTCAGATTTCGTTTTACTGGACATTTCAGCCAAACATCCCTCGGCAGAGTACCCTGACTCCAATGGGAGTCAACTAGGTGTGGGTGTACCTGCATCTGCCTCTGTCCAGCCTTACCAGTGCACTATGTGTGATAGGGCCTTCAGCCAGCGAGGCTCCCTCAACAGACACATGCGCTCCCACCTGGGTGTTAGGCCCTACTCCTGCCCCCAGTGTCCCATGACCTTCTCCAGACAGTACCGGGTCACTGAGCACATGCGCGTCCACCAACGGGGCTGCGAGGACCTTCAGAGGACAGGCCCCACCTGA